ATTTCGCGGGGTTAGTATATTCTTTAAATGTCGGAACGTAGCGCAGCCTGGTAGCGCACTATTCTGGGGGGATAGGGGTCGTGGGTTCAAATCCCGCCGTTCCGACCATTTCCGCCCCCTTAATTTTAATAGAATCTTAAATAATTTCTCTCTATCATCAGTTTCAGAGCAAATCTTTAATAGTTGAGATGAACCATGACAAAATCCTCGAAAAGCACCATCGATCATGACGTTGTTATTGTTTCGGCCATGCGCACTCCCATCGGTGCGTTTCAAGGGGCTTTGTCTGCCCTGACTGCTCCGCAGCTGGGTAGTATAGCGGTTGAAGGGGCTTTGAAAGCCGCCTCTCTCTCTGGCTCTGAAGTAGATGAAGTGATCTTGGGCTGTGTATTATCGGCGGGTTTGGGGCAAGCGCCCGCGCGTCAGGCCGCTATTGGCGCAGGTCTCAAGCCCTCAACATCTTGCACAACGATTAATAAAGTTTGTGGATCGGGCATGAAAGCGGTGATGATGGCGTGTGACCAACTTCGCCTTGGGAATGCACGTATCATGATTGCCGGCGGTATGGAGAGCATGACCAATGCGCCCTATTTGTTGGATCGCGCCCGCCAAGGCTATCGTTTTGGGCATGCAAAAATTTTGGATCATTTACTCGTCGATGGCCTGGAAGATCCTTATCATGCGGGCCGCGTGATGGGCTCATTTGCGGAAGATACGGCGGCTCATTTTAAGTTCACGCGCGAAGACCAAGATGCTTATGCCATCGAATCCTTAACCCGTGTTCAAGAGGCGGCATCGAAGGGATTATTTGACAAAGAGATTGTTCTTCTGGATTTGGTTGATGGGAAAAACACGATATCTCTTCATCAAGATGAAACCCCAACGAAGGTAAAGGTTGAGAAAATACCCCAACTCAAACCTGCTTTCAAGCCGGATGGAACGGTGACGGCGGCGAACTCTTCCTCCCTTTCAGATGGGGCGGCGGCGCTGGCGTTGATGTCTTCGGGGGAAGCGAAGGAGCGAGGTTTGACACCTCTAGCGGTGATTCGTGGATATGCGTCTCATGCCCAAGAACCCCAATGGTTTACAACGGCCCCCATAGGGGCGATTGAAAAGCTCTTGAAGGACCTGAATTGGTCCGTTGAGGATGTAGATTTGTTTGAGATAAACGAAGCCTTTGCGGTTGTCACCATGGCAGCAATGAAGAAGATGAATATTCCCCATGAGAAGGTCAATGTTCTTGGTGGGGCAACGGCCTTAGGCCATCCTCTTGGGGCAAGTGGTGCCCGTGTTCTTGTGACGTT
This window of the Alphaproteobacteria bacterium genome carries:
- a CDS encoding thiolase family protein, whose amino-acid sequence is MDHDVVIVSAMRTPIGAFQGALSALTAPQLGSIAVEGALKAASLSGSEVDEVILGCVLSAGLGQAPARQAAIGAGLKPSTSCTTINKVCGSGMKAVMMACDQLRLGNARIMIAGGMESMTNAPYLLDRARQGYRFGHAKILDHLLVDGLEDPYHAGRVMGSFAEDTAAHFKFTREDQDAYAIESLTRVQEAASKGLFDKEIVLLDLVDGKNTISLHQDETPTKVKVEKIPQLKPAFKPDGTVTAANSSSLSDGAAALALMSSGEAKERGLTPLAVIRGYASHAQEPQWFTTAPIGAIEKLLKDLNWSVEDVDLFEINEAFAVVTMAAMKKMNIPHEKVNVLGGATALGHPLGASGARVLVTLVHALEARGVTKGIAAVCIGGGEATAIAVERI